A stretch of Blautia liquoris DNA encodes these proteins:
- a CDS encoding sensor histidine kinase encodes MKKTWNNLNMASKLILVFSMISVIPLFISSFVLYRISAVSLEAAMEETTSIFSSQIASDMNAFVSDYDSLTKSLLVNNGLMDNLATNIPISQQIEKKLYYRKMVMKLMTMESEIQSITIMNEAGEYYQYDRNGKTLNYEDLIQQKWFLEQQKRSDTMFLTPLHDCSYYDKNKDQIIVTFGRKVYGGNGRYAGLILIDFPPASIIKLSDAFLLERNQYNIKINITDEEGGLIYDSDLSSGRVNYSEINKEELLMYQKNPSNYLVIEDTTEQLGMKINTVIPRSKMLLRINFIQKATLLLVVILIAAIISVSILFSKRMVHLIRKLQSSMKHLESGNYELITDSAGNDEIGSLVKSYNHMVGKMEALIEEVYQAGIRQKNAQFLALRTQINPHFLFNTLESIRIKAILNGDDAVADMVKMLAKMFRTVLDSDKKNYRVHDELENIRYYIQLQNIRFDNVITLTENIDPQIYHAKIMSILFQPVVENCFKYGSQESGIPIHISITGRLTEEKMMVFTIRDDGQGMSPERLEAVRQGLYIAQDAEESTSHRIGLRNIAERLHLRYGSDGELRIVSSDEQGTVVEIRVPYME; translated from the coding sequence ATGAAGAAGACATGGAATAACTTGAATATGGCTTCAAAATTGATACTTGTGTTTTCAATGATTAGTGTAATACCGTTGTTTATCAGTAGTTTTGTGCTTTATCGCATATCTGCAGTTAGTTTGGAAGCAGCAATGGAGGAGACAACATCTATATTCAGTTCGCAGATTGCTTCAGATATGAATGCATTTGTAAGTGATTATGATTCCCTTACAAAATCACTATTGGTAAATAACGGACTGATGGATAATTTGGCTACCAATATTCCAATATCCCAACAGATTGAAAAGAAACTGTATTATCGTAAAATGGTTATGAAACTGATGACGATGGAAAGTGAAATTCAATCGATTACAATTATGAATGAAGCAGGGGAATATTATCAATATGACAGGAACGGAAAGACTTTAAATTATGAAGATCTGATTCAGCAGAAGTGGTTTTTAGAACAGCAGAAGCGTTCTGATACCATGTTTTTGACGCCTTTGCATGATTGCTCTTATTATGATAAAAATAAGGATCAAATTATAGTTACCTTTGGACGGAAAGTCTATGGGGGTAATGGAAGATATGCCGGTTTGATTCTGATTGATTTTCCGCCTGCGAGTATTATCAAGCTGAGTGATGCGTTTTTGCTGGAACGCAATCAATATAACATAAAAATCAATATTACAGATGAAGAAGGCGGTCTGATTTATGATTCGGATCTATCCAGTGGACGGGTAAATTATAGTGAAATAAATAAAGAAGAGCTTCTGATGTATCAGAAGAATCCAAGCAATTATCTTGTGATAGAAGATACGACGGAACAGTTGGGAATGAAGATTAATACAGTCATTCCCCGAAGCAAAATGCTTCTGCGAATCAATTTTATTCAAAAGGCGACCCTTCTTCTTGTTGTGATTTTGATAGCGGCTATTATTTCAGTGTCTATACTGTTCAGTAAAAGAATGGTTCATCTAATCAGGAAACTGCAAAGCAGTATGAAGCATCTGGAAAGTGGGAATTATGAGCTGATCACGGATTCGGCAGGCAATGATGAGATTGGAAGTCTTGTAAAAAGCTATAACCATATGGTTGGTAAAATGGAGGCACTGATTGAAGAGGTGTACCAGGCCGGAATTCGTCAAAAAAATGCACAGTTTCTGGCGCTTCGCACACAGATTAATCCCCATTTTCTGTTTAATACACTGGAATCAATTCGTATTAAAGCAATTTTGAATGGAGACGATGCAGTGGCAGATATGGTAAAGATGCTGGCAAAGATGTTCCGAACCGTTCTGGACAGCGATAAGAAGAATTATAGAGTACATGATGAATTGGAAAATATTCGATATTATATTCAACTCCAAAATATCCGATTTGATAATGTGATTACACTGACAGAGAATATAGATCCGCAAATCTATCATGCAAAGATTATGTCAATTCTGTTTCAGCCGGTGGTAGAAAACTGCTTTAAATACGGAAGTCAAGAGAGTGGTATACCGATTCATATCTCAATTACGGGGCGGCTGACGGAAGAGAAGATGATGGTATTCACCATCAGGGATGACGGGCAGGGAATGAGTCCGGAGAGGTTGGAAGCGGTACGCCAGGGACTATACATAGCGCAGGATGCGGAAGAGAGCACTTCTCATAGAATCGGACTTCGTAATATTGCCGAGAGACTCCATCTGCGTTACGGAAGTGACGGAGAACTGCGAATTGTATCAAGTGATGAACAGGGAACGGTTGTCGAGATTCGAGTACCATATATGGAGTAG
- a CDS encoding response regulator transcription factor — protein MAYKVLIVEDEKEKARGIAYLVEKYNPECTPVLLAHDGREGYKKAAKEQPDIILTDIRMPVMDGLEMIRALRGVDFPAEFIVLSGYAEFSYAKKAIELGVRDFITKPVDEEELSKTLSKVCKEITERRATEDSLSKLNDDMRNYALRDFLTGGMDSQYKVGEYLKQMGVLEEYGQYTCMVMEGDEALSDFRIEEGLISQNGMFFYGVKTGNAQMAVVAGSKSMDIEEKKNLVRQFIIKEELDRLHIRIGIGSSYEEYTQLPKAYEEACVALNYRILKGSGTAILFEELYDMENRTDLLTEKETEQLKDRIDRFDQDGFHIAVKGIFNRALSENNLSLPELQKLSLNIVLLGLHNIPTAQLQMNGYFGKNLFTLKSIEKFKTMEQLENWIMNMVSSMNEVMLKDSIPKKKDVIVEAKEYIRQNYNQNITLNDISKQFYINPSYFSQLFKKKSGMTYQKYLTNYRVDRAKKLLAETELRIYEVCKLVGYSDVNHFNQIFERTEGMKPSEYRQKYAQDK, from the coding sequence ATGGCATATAAAGTGTTGATTGTAGAGGATGAGAAAGAAAAAGCAAGAGGAATTGCCTATTTGGTAGAAAAGTACAATCCGGAATGCACACCGGTTCTATTGGCACATGACGGCAGGGAAGGGTATAAGAAGGCAGCAAAGGAACAGCCGGATATTATATTGACAGATATCCGTATGCCGGTCATGGATGGATTGGAAATGATCCGGGCACTGCGGGGAGTGGATTTTCCGGCAGAGTTTATTGTATTGAGCGGTTATGCAGAATTCAGCTATGCCAAGAAGGCAATTGAACTTGGTGTGAGAGATTTTATTACAAAACCGGTGGATGAAGAAGAACTGAGCAAAACTCTGAGTAAGGTGTGTAAAGAAATCACAGAACGAAGAGCGACAGAGGATTCCCTGAGTAAACTGAATGATGATATGAGAAATTATGCTCTACGGGATTTTCTGACAGGCGGCATGGACAGCCAGTATAAAGTCGGAGAATATCTGAAACAGATGGGGGTGTTGGAAGAATATGGACAGTATACCTGCATGGTGATGGAAGGGGATGAAGCGCTGAGTGATTTCCGTATAGAAGAAGGGCTCATTTCCCAAAATGGGATGTTTTTCTACGGTGTGAAGACGGGAAATGCACAGATGGCAGTTGTCGCAGGTTCGAAGAGTATGGATATAGAAGAAAAAAAGAATCTTGTTCGTCAGTTTATTATAAAGGAAGAGTTGGATCGACTCCATATAAGAATTGGAATTGGAAGTTCTTATGAGGAATATACGCAACTTCCGAAAGCATATGAAGAAGCCTGCGTGGCACTGAATTACCGAATCCTGAAGGGCAGTGGTACGGCAATTTTGTTTGAGGAACTGTATGATATGGAGAACCGGACAGATTTGCTTACAGAGAAAGAGACTGAGCAGCTGAAAGACCGGATTGACCGCTTTGATCAGGATGGATTTCATATTGCGGTAAAAGGGATTTTCAATCGAGCTCTTTCAGAAAACAATCTTTCACTTCCGGAACTGCAGAAATTGAGTCTGAATATTGTACTGCTTGGGCTGCATAATATACCAACGGCACAGCTACAGATGAATGGGTATTTTGGAAAAAACCTGTTCACGCTGAAAAGTATTGAAAAATTTAAGACTATGGAACAGCTGGAAAACTGGATTATGAATATGGTAAGTAGTATGAATGAAGTGATGTTGAAAGACAGTATACCGAAGAAAAAAGATGTGATTGTAGAGGCGAAAGAATATATCCGGCAGAATTATAATCAAAACATAACCTTGAATGATATATCAAAGCAGTTTTATATCAATCCGTCTTACTTCAGTCAGTTATTTAAGAAAAAATCAGGTATGACCTATCAGAAATATCTGACGAATTATCGTGTGGATCGGGCGAAGAAACTGCTGGCAGAGACAGAACTGCGAATCTATGAAGTATGCAAGCTGGTGGGGTATAGTGATGTGAATCATTTTAATCAGATCTTTGAACGGACGGAAGGAATGAAGCCCAGTGAGTACCGGCAGAAGTATGCGCAGGATAAGTGA
- a CDS encoding glycosyl hydrolase yields the protein MDSKIERLLNNEMDNYIFPFFWLHGETESLIRKYMQVIYDANIRAVCIESRPHPDFAGDGWWKDMDIILDEARKRRMKVWILDDSHFPTGYCNGRIEEKPVSCRRWYLTYKVLGEVSVGGEQTWEASEYKSAAPFEPTWIEDYFHMSFETFSDDQWIGAVAVKKNGCGEEDLVILKEKEGKIVFTPSEGDWKIYSCHLTRNRGPHRNYMNMLDKEACRTLIETVYEPHYVHYKDDFGKTIAGFFSDEPEIGNGHLYLMDQKIYVQNDQPWSVQLQKDLEKHWGADYLKYLPLLWNREFDENLTAKVRYGFMDLVTRRVEEDFSMQIGDWCKEHGIQYIGHLIEDNNQHARCGSSLGHFFRGLAGQDMSGIDDIGGQVLPHGEDIEYVSHLGTKRDGVFYHFALGRLASSAAAIDVRKQGRSMCEIFGNYGWKEGVRLEAYLADHFMVRGINHYVPHAFSAKAFPDSDCPPHFYAHGHNPQYRYFGVLMKYMNRICNLISGGRHESEAAILYHGDAEWTGMTCMYIQEPARVLTEAQIGFDFVPSDIFTDGCYQVDLSNGMKVHTQEYKIFIIPEADYITVETAEAIVKLGRQGFPCVFVNAYPKGLCSQIELDKEAILLEEIKENTELVRLTELVDYMRQRKMPQIQLRPAEKFIRSYQYYGEPEILYLVNEGKETYKGSIRLPGKTEMCYRYDAWENCLESLNIRIRTKQSEIPGDGEAETELEIEVQIEPGKSWIIVFDQGMPVNLKERSLCQTKHKLKIETNWKRSVCKSIDYPEFGQSELVSLPDFAEKEMPDFAGLLRYEQDVSLGAESERDVILEITDAGEAVQVFVNGMDCGIQIVPPYRYEIGNFLQQGKNQIVIEVATTLERQIPPKNKPENWHPQNHTGLCGEVYLYQKK from the coding sequence ATGGATTCAAAAATAGAAAGACTATTGAATAACGAAATGGATAATTATATTTTTCCGTTTTTCTGGCTGCATGGAGAAACAGAATCGTTAATTCGGAAATATATGCAAGTGATTTATGATGCTAATATCCGGGCTGTCTGTATTGAAAGCCGTCCACATCCTGATTTTGCCGGAGATGGGTGGTGGAAGGATATGGATATTATTCTGGATGAGGCAAGAAAGCGGAGGATGAAGGTATGGATTCTGGATGACAGTCATTTTCCCACAGGCTATTGTAATGGAAGGATAGAGGAAAAGCCGGTTTCTTGCAGAAGATGGTACCTTACATATAAGGTGCTGGGGGAAGTATCTGTGGGAGGCGAACAGACATGGGAGGCTTCGGAATATAAGAGTGCCGCTCCCTTTGAACCGACATGGATTGAAGATTATTTCCATATGTCATTTGAAACATTTTCGGATGATCAGTGGATAGGTGCCGTAGCTGTTAAAAAGAATGGATGCGGAGAAGAAGACCTTGTGATACTGAAGGAAAAGGAAGGGAAAATTGTATTTACGCCTTCAGAGGGAGACTGGAAAATCTATTCCTGTCATCTGACTAGAAACAGAGGACCGCATCGGAACTATATGAATATGCTGGATAAAGAGGCATGCCGCACATTGATTGAGACAGTATATGAACCTCATTATGTGCATTATAAGGATGATTTTGGAAAGACAATTGCGGGATTTTTCTCTGATGAGCCGGAGATTGGAAACGGACATCTTTATTTGATGGATCAGAAGATTTATGTGCAGAATGATCAGCCGTGGAGCGTACAGCTGCAGAAGGATCTGGAGAAACACTGGGGCGCAGACTATTTAAAATATCTGCCGCTTCTCTGGAACAGAGAATTTGATGAAAACCTGACAGCAAAGGTACGGTATGGTTTTATGGACTTAGTGACCCGGCGTGTGGAAGAGGATTTTTCCATGCAGATTGGCGACTGGTGCAAGGAACATGGTATACAGTATATAGGACACTTGATTGAGGATAATAACCAGCATGCTCGGTGTGGGTCCAGTCTGGGACATTTTTTCAGAGGCCTTGCGGGACAGGATATGTCGGGAATTGATGATATTGGGGGACAGGTACTGCCCCATGGGGAAGATATTGAGTATGTATCCCATCTCGGGACAAAAAGAGACGGTGTATTTTATCATTTTGCACTGGGGCGCCTGGCATCCAGCGCGGCTGCCATTGATGTACGAAAGCAAGGTCGTTCCATGTGTGAGATTTTTGGGAATTATGGGTGGAAAGAGGGGGTGCGTCTGGAAGCGTACCTTGCAGATCATTTTATGGTGCGAGGTATTAATCATTATGTGCCTCACGCTTTTTCTGCAAAGGCATTTCCGGATTCGGACTGTCCGCCCCATTTTTATGCGCATGGGCATAATCCTCAGTATCGATATTTTGGAGTATTGATGAAATATATGAACCGAATTTGCAATCTGATCAGCGGAGGAAGACATGAGAGTGAGGCAGCAATTTTATATCACGGAGATGCGGAATGGACCGGCATGACATGTATGTATATACAGGAACCCGCGCGGGTTCTGACAGAAGCACAGATTGGATTTGACTTCGTACCATCAGATATATTTACAGACGGATGTTACCAAGTGGATTTGAGCAATGGAATGAAAGTGCATACACAAGAGTACAAAATATTTATTATTCCGGAAGCGGACTATATTACAGTGGAGACTGCAGAAGCGATTGTAAAACTTGGCAGACAGGGATTTCCATGTGTTTTTGTAAATGCTTATCCGAAGGGATTATGCAGCCAGATAGAATTAGACAAGGAAGCGATATTATTGGAAGAAATAAAAGAAAATACGGAGCTTGTAAGACTTACAGAACTTGTCGATTATATGAGACAGAGAAAAATGCCTCAGATACAGTTACGTCCAGCAGAGAAATTTATCCGCAGTTATCAGTATTACGGAGAACCGGAGATTCTCTATCTAGTGAATGAAGGTAAAGAAACCTATAAAGGAAGCATCAGGCTTCCTGGGAAGACTGAGATGTGTTACCGATATGATGCGTGGGAAAATTGTCTGGAATCATTAAATATAAGAATAAGGACAAAGCAAAGTGAAATACCGGGGGATGGTGAAGCAGAAACCGAGTTAGAGATTGAAGTTCAAATTGAGCCGGGAAAGAGCTGGATCATTGTGTTTGATCAGGGAATGCCTGTGAATTTGAAAGAAAGAAGTCTCTGTCAGACGAAACACAAATTGAAAATAGAAACCAATTGGAAACGGTCTGTCTGTAAGAGCATTGACTATCCGGAATTTGGACAGAGCGAACTGGTTTCACTGCCTGATTTTGCAGAGAAAGAAATGCCTGATTTTGCCGGACTGCTGCGTTATGAGCAGGATGTGAGTCTGGGAGCTGAATCGGAGAGGGATGTGATTCTGGAGATAACAGATGCGGGCGAAGCTGTGCAAGTGTTTGTTAACGGAATGGACTGTGGAATTCAGATTGTGCCGCCGTATCGCTATGAGATTGGGAATTTCCTGCAACAGGGAAAGAATCAGATTGTGATTGAGGTGGCAACCACTCTGGAGCGGCAGATTCCGCCTAAGAATAAGCCGGAGAACTGGCATCCGCAGAACCATACAGGGCTGTGTGGAGAAGTTTATTTATATCAGAAAAAGTAA
- a CDS encoding glycoside hydrolase family 1 protein, producing MKQFPEDFLWGAASAAFQVEGARNEDGKTDSIWDATSEGHIKRNVNGDVTCDHYHRYKEDVAMMKELGLKSYRFSVSWPRVMSKRGVINEKGLQFYRNLADELIQAGIEPFCTLYHWDLPMWVYNEGGWENPQIIEEFTEYAKAVIDALSDKVRYWMTFNEPACFIGFGYFEGRQAPFKTSHMSREQKFRDLAHISKNVLLCHGHSVQLIRERSKLADPQIGFALNARNFVAYDETEASIEKARKRDV from the coding sequence ATGAAACAATTTCCAGAAGATTTTTTATGGGGAGCAGCCAGCGCAGCTTTTCAAGTGGAGGGAGCAAGAAATGAGGACGGTAAAACAGACAGCATCTGGGATGCCACAAGTGAGGGGCATATCAAGCGAAATGTAAATGGAGATGTGACTTGTGATCATTATCACCGCTATAAAGAGGATGTAGCTATGATGAAAGAACTGGGGCTGAAAAGTTACCGTTTTTCAGTCAGCTGGCCGCGTGTTATGTCCAAACGTGGAGTGATAAATGAAAAAGGGCTTCAATTCTATCGGAATCTGGCGGATGAGCTGATACAGGCAGGGATTGAGCCGTTTTGTACATTATACCACTGGGATTTGCCTATGTGGGTCTACAACGAAGGCGGGTGGGAGAACCCACAGATTATAGAGGAATTTACAGAATATGCGAAGGCGGTTATTGATGCGCTCTCCGACAAAGTGCGGTACTGGATGACATTCAATGAACCGGCATGTTTTATCGGGTTTGGTTACTTTGAAGGACGTCAGGCGCCGTTTAAGACCAGTCACATGAGCAGAGAGCAGAAATTTCGTGATTTGGCACATATCAGCAAAAATGTCCTGCTCTGCCATGGTCATAGTGTGCAGTTGATTAGAGAGCGCTCTAAACTGGCAGATCCTCAAATTGGATTTGCGTTGAACGCGAGAAACTTTGTGGCTTATGATGAAACGGAAGCAAGTATTGAAAAAGCAAGAAAACGAGATGTTTGA
- a CDS encoding family 1 glycosylhydrolase, with protein MKKQENEMFDIEKGFSMAANWWADPMVLGKAPEYMDEILTGEELKFISQPLDYFGYNVYFANNYSADANAPDLGWAGMPRTQMGWAITPEVLYWLPKFLYERYSLPILITENGMSNLDFVMRDGKVHDPQRIDYMYRYLSALHRAMEEGIPVIGYTVWSIMDNFEWAEGCDPRFGLIYVDYRTLERIPKDSFYWYRRVIQNGGLED; from the coding sequence TTGAAAAAGCAAGAAAACGAGATGTTTGATATTGAAAAAGGATTTTCTATGGCTGCAAACTGGTGGGCGGATCCGATGGTGCTTGGTAAGGCCCCGGAATATATGGATGAGATTCTTACAGGGGAAGAATTGAAATTTATCAGCCAGCCATTGGATTACTTTGGTTATAATGTGTATTTTGCAAATAATTATAGTGCAGATGCGAATGCGCCGGATCTGGGATGGGCCGGTATGCCGCGCACACAGATGGGGTGGGCAATCACACCGGAAGTGCTCTACTGGTTACCGAAGTTCCTCTATGAACGTTACAGTCTTCCGATTCTCATCACAGAAAACGGTATGTCAAATCTGGATTTTGTAATGAGAGACGGAAAGGTGCATGATCCGCAGCGAATTGATTATATGTACCGGTATCTGAGCGCGTTACACCGGGCGATGGAAGAAGGTATTCCCGTAATCGGTTATACGGTATGGTCTATTATGGATAACTTTGAGTGGGCAGAAGGATGTGATCCGCGGTTCGGTTTGATTTATGTTGATTACAGAACACTGGAAAGAATACCAAAAGATTCTTTTTACTGGTATCGGAGAGTTATTCAGAATGGTGGGCTGGAAGACTAA